A window of Sphingomonas sp. Leaf357 contains these coding sequences:
- a CDS encoding alpha/beta hydrolase: MTAMPYQPPFAETISAAARAVMTPMLDPAAQPAVTPEMLLDPVTRDFVRAGAKAMLEPIETARTARYGVEIDDDEMGAVPVRLVRRTGTGSGDRLLINFHGGGFVVDSGSLTESIPIAGLTGVAVATVDYRLAPEHPFPAAVDDALAVYRDALTRYAPSAIGVFGTSAGAILTLQLLARAKAEGLPMPAAAGLFSGAGDLSVVGDCEAYLPSLSDGRPSTDILASYCAETPRGDALLSPIRGDLTGLPPMLLMASTRDQLLSHTLIVDRALRAAGVPVDLRVYEGMMHAFWAWIECPETDTALAAQADFFVRHLPA; this comes from the coding sequence ATGACCGCGATGCCGTACCAGCCGCCGTTCGCCGAAACCATCAGCGCTGCGGCCCGCGCGGTGATGACCCCGATGCTCGATCCCGCGGCCCAGCCCGCCGTGACGCCGGAAATGCTGCTCGATCCGGTCACGCGAGACTTTGTGCGCGCCGGCGCGAAGGCCATGCTCGAACCGATCGAGACGGCGCGCACCGCGCGGTACGGGGTGGAGATCGACGACGATGAGATGGGCGCGGTGCCGGTCAGGCTGGTGCGCAGGACCGGCACCGGATCCGGCGATCGTCTGCTGATCAATTTTCACGGCGGCGGGTTCGTCGTTGATTCCGGTTCGCTGACCGAATCCATCCCGATCGCCGGGCTGACCGGTGTCGCGGTGGCGACGGTCGATTACCGCCTGGCACCGGAACATCCGTTTCCCGCAGCGGTGGACGATGCGCTGGCGGTGTATCGCGATGCGCTGACGCGTTACGCGCCGTCAGCGATCGGCGTGTTCGGCACCTCGGCCGGAGCGATCCTCACGTTGCAATTGCTCGCACGGGCCAAGGCCGAGGGGCTGCCAATGCCGGCCGCGGCGGGGCTGTTCTCCGGGGCCGGAGACCTGTCGGTGGTCGGCGATTGCGAGGCGTATCTGCCGTCGTTGAGCGACGGGCGGCCATCGACCGACATCCTCGCCAGCTATTGCGCCGAAACCCCGCGCGGCGACGCACTGCTGTCGCCGATCCGCGGTGACCTGACCGGACTGCCGCCGATGCTGCTGATGGCCAGCACGCGCGACCAGTTGCTCAGCCACACGCTGATCGTCGATCGCGCGCTGCGCGCCGCCGGCGTGCCGGTCGATCTGCGCGTCTACGAAGGGATGATGCACGCATTCTGGGCGTGGATCGAATGTCCCGAGACGGACACGGCACTCGCCGCGCAGGCGGACTTCTTCGTGCGGCATCTGCCCGCATGA
- a CDS encoding alpha/beta hydrolase, translating to MLDTDIAALIGTPAPLPPLTPEMIPLIRAGMADAGRGLPGVSLADVRDLDADGVAVRLYRPDGDAVLPLLVFVHGGGWMLGDLETHDAMYRHLADRSGCALLAVDYALAPEHPFPAGLDDVTTAFAWARREARALGCDPTRVALGGESAGANLSAALTLRLRDLGHAQPLFQLLVHPATDLSLPLPSLDDIAVPGLTRDYLEICRAMYAGDADYRIPLISPLHAARHDGLAPAIVLTMSEDPLRDDGEAYAAALVRDGVETLACRLPGLPHGFMFLPATIPAVSRAFDTMARLVRRYMAAA from the coding sequence ATGCTCGATACCGACATCGCGGCTTTGATCGGGACGCCCGCACCACTGCCGCCGCTCACACCCGAGATGATCCCCCTGATCCGCGCCGGGATGGCCGACGCCGGACGCGGGCTGCCCGGCGTCAGCCTCGCCGACGTGCGCGATCTCGACGCGGATGGCGTGGCGGTGCGGCTGTATCGGCCGGACGGCGACGCGGTGTTGCCACTGCTGGTGTTCGTCCACGGCGGTGGCTGGATGCTCGGCGATCTCGAAACGCACGATGCGATGTATCGCCATCTCGCCGACCGCAGCGGCTGCGCGCTCCTCGCCGTCGATTATGCCCTCGCGCCCGAGCATCCCTTTCCCGCGGGATTGGACGACGTAACCACCGCCTTCGCCTGGGCGCGGCGCGAGGCGCGCGCACTCGGCTGCGATCCGACTCGCGTCGCGCTGGGCGGTGAAAGCGCCGGCGCCAATCTGAGTGCCGCGCTGACGCTGCGCCTGCGTGATCTCGGCCACGCGCAGCCCCTTTTCCAGCTGCTCGTCCATCCCGCAACCGATCTGTCGCTGCCGTTGCCGTCCTTGGACGACATCGCCGTCCCCGGCCTGACACGCGACTATCTCGAAATCTGCCGCGCGATGTATGCCGGTGACGCCGACTATCGCATTCCGTTGATATCGCCCTTGCATGCCGCGCGGCACGACGGCCTGGCGCCTGCGATCGTGTTGACGATGTCCGAGGATCCGCTGCGCGACGACGGCGAGGCCTATGCCGCAGCACTCGTCCGGGACGGTGTCGAAACGCTGGCGTGCCGGCTGCCGGGCCTGCCGCATGGTTTCATGTTCCTGCCCGCGACGATACCCGCAGTGTCGCGCGCCTTCGACACCATGGCGCGCCTCGTGCGCCGCTACATGGCGGCGGCCTGA
- the treF gene encoding alpha,alpha-trehalase TreF yields MTDSPAARLGDLFARVQDGSVLADGKTFVDAIPRRAIEAILADAAGLPDDRDALRRFVLANFDLPMPVDAVAPHTPGQPLRAYIRAMWPVLAREPVAPVAGSSALPIAHRHVVPGGRFREIYYWDSYFTMLGLIRDGQRALAEGLVDAMTDLIELHGYVPNGTRSYYLGRSQPPLYYLMVGLLDDAPPAVAARRLAAMKREHAWWTAGADDLPSEQRHGHVARLRDASLLNRYWDAQDTPRDESWREDRVTAQGSDRTSHAVYRDLRAGAESGWDFSSRWLDGAALSSIRTTGIAPVDLNAFLYGLETAIAGGGDSEAASYAARAERRRSAMHAHLWHDAAGHFADYDLDAETIRPQPTAAALAPLFVGLATPRQAADTARFVERVLLAPGGLRTTCIESGEQWDSPNGWAPLQWIAIQGLCRYGHHGLAREISERWIATVEATYRSTGLVHEKYDIETGAIGRGGEYVPQIGFGWTNGVTASLIDRIWDDATSSGDPPPGRPATSTPKHTGSRT; encoded by the coding sequence ATGACGGACTCCCCCGCGGCACGGCTCGGCGACCTGTTCGCACGCGTGCAGGACGGCAGCGTCCTGGCCGACGGCAAGACGTTCGTCGATGCGATCCCCAGGCGCGCGATCGAAGCGATCCTCGCCGACGCCGCCGGACTGCCCGACGACCGGGACGCGCTTCGACGCTTCGTCCTGGCCAATTTCGATCTGCCGATGCCGGTCGACGCGGTCGCGCCGCACACGCCCGGCCAACCGTTGCGCGCCTATATCCGGGCGATGTGGCCGGTCCTCGCACGCGAGCCGGTCGCGCCGGTCGCGGGTTCGTCCGCGCTTCCCATCGCCCACCGCCATGTCGTACCCGGCGGGCGCTTCCGCGAAATCTATTATTGGGACAGCTATTTCACGATGCTCGGCCTGATACGCGACGGCCAGCGCGCGCTGGCCGAGGGGTTGGTCGATGCGATGACCGACCTGATCGAGCTTCACGGATATGTACCCAACGGCACCCGCAGCTATTATCTCGGCCGGTCGCAACCGCCGCTTTATTATCTGATGGTCGGACTGCTCGATGACGCACCCCCTGCGGTCGCGGCACGGCGGCTCGCCGCGATGAAGCGCGAACATGCCTGGTGGACCGCCGGAGCCGACGATCTGCCGAGCGAGCAGCGCCACGGGCACGTCGCGCGGCTGCGCGATGCCAGCCTGCTCAACCGCTATTGGGACGCGCAGGACACGCCGCGCGACGAAAGCTGGCGCGAGGACCGCGTGACTGCGCAGGGCAGCGATCGCACATCGCACGCCGTCTACCGCGATCTGCGCGCCGGGGCGGAAAGCGGCTGGGATTTTTCGTCGCGCTGGCTGGACGGCGCGGCTTTATCGTCGATCCGCACCACGGGGATCGCGCCGGTCGATCTCAACGCCTTCCTCTATGGCCTGGAAACCGCGATCGCCGGCGGCGGCGATTCCGAAGCCGCATCCTATGCCGCGCGCGCGGAGCGGCGGCGCAGCGCGATGCACGCCCATCTGTGGCATGACGCGGCCGGGCACTTCGCCGACTATGATCTCGATGCCGAGACGATCCGGCCCCAGCCGACCGCGGCGGCGCTCGCGCCCTTGTTCGTCGGGCTGGCGACGCCGCGACAGGCGGCGGACACGGCACGGTTCGTCGAGAGGGTGTTGCTCGCGCCTGGCGGCCTGCGCACCACCTGCATCGAAAGCGGCGAGCAATGGGACAGCCCGAACGGTTGGGCACCGTTGCAGTGGATCGCGATCCAGGGGCTGTGCCGCTACGGGCACCACGGGCTGGCGCGCGAAATATCGGAGCGCTGGATCGCCACGGTCGAGGCGACCTATCGCAGCACCGGCCTCGTGCACGAGAAATACGATATCGAGACCGGGGCGATCGGTCGCGGCGGCGAATATGTGCCGCAGATCGGGTTCGGCTGGACCAACGGCGTGACCGCGTCGTTGATCGATCGGATCTGGGACGACGCGACATCGTCCGGTGATCCGCCGCCCGGCCGCCCCGCCACCTCCACACCCAAGCACACCGGCAGCCGCACATGA
- a CDS encoding TonB-dependent receptor: MRSALAIALAVGSSLVPVGAFAQTAPGTPPETTGGPTADTLGGLEDIVVTARRREENLQNVPLAVTAFSSEALQQKAITDRTSLADNTPSLFTINGGYPREFAFFALRGQGPAFGSTPGVVNYFAEVPNSINVDGRVGTYYDLANVQVLAGPQGTLFGKNATGGNILFEPAKPVNRVEGYVRGEYGNYNDRRIEGAINVPIVDDTVLLRVAGEIGRRDGYTKDVGPNFAGKDYDNLRYESVRVGLTLKPAEGVEIYTVGRYYHSDTNGGGTVLGAFNPAAGFDGTAFGLGFIPVVGFFPAVATAVAEQQARGPRRVAYDLNQFSKTEYWQVINQASIELSDTIKLRNIISYSQFRNRYGYDYDATVFPLAGQSSTAYPTNAPNYFTEELQLQGSAFDKAVDFSVGGYLDRQSWHDPAGIEQFYQFPVGTLLPPASAFFTQTNRSKAVFGQATVDLGRVSPALTGLSFTGGLRYTWEHSFTGQNIGGQVVNGDADSDYLSYTATLDYDLTRGVHAYITARDAYKSGGVNGPVPVTSSFRTFPPEKLSDVELGLKSQFTVGTVDIRANLAAYRGIYGNIQRTTVETINTAAGPLLLNVTRSAAKGRIQGLEFNGAIVPVRGLTINGSYSYIDAKYTRVTDATAGAILAGSPFPYTPKHKISIGGSYEAPLGRTGDLVLSTNYTRQTKVSTAQTNASFYRFLPAYGVLNAGLDLRNAFRSGLDIGVFATNLTNVERPVGVLDGYNTSIGVVGLTYTEPRMYGVRVGYRFGK; this comes from the coding sequence ATGCGTTCAGCACTCGCCATCGCGCTCGCCGTCGGCAGCAGCCTCGTGCCCGTCGGCGCGTTTGCGCAGACCGCGCCCGGCACCCCGCCCGAGACGACCGGCGGGCCGACGGCCGACACGCTTGGCGGCCTCGAAGACATCGTCGTCACCGCCCGCCGCCGCGAGGAGAATCTGCAGAACGTTCCGCTCGCGGTGACCGCCTTTTCGTCCGAGGCGCTGCAGCAGAAGGCGATCACCGACCGCACCTCGCTCGCCGATAATACGCCGTCGCTGTTCACGATCAACGGCGGCTACCCGCGCGAATTCGCCTTCTTCGCGCTTCGCGGACAGGGGCCGGCCTTCGGATCGACACCGGGCGTCGTCAATTATTTCGCCGAAGTGCCCAACTCGATCAACGTCGACGGGCGCGTCGGCACCTATTACGATCTCGCGAACGTCCAGGTCCTGGCCGGGCCGCAGGGCACCTTGTTCGGCAAGAACGCGACCGGCGGCAATATCCTGTTCGAACCGGCCAAGCCCGTGAACCGCGTCGAGGGATATGTCCGTGGCGAATACGGAAATTACAATGACCGCCGCATCGAAGGCGCGATCAACGTGCCGATCGTCGACGACACGGTCCTGCTGCGCGTCGCGGGCGAGATCGGACGTCGCGACGGCTACACCAAGGATGTCGGACCGAATTTCGCCGGCAAGGACTATGACAACCTGCGCTACGAAAGCGTCCGCGTCGGCCTGACGCTGAAGCCGGCCGAGGGGGTCGAGATCTATACCGTCGGGCGCTATTATCATTCCGACACCAATGGCGGCGGCACGGTGCTCGGCGCATTCAATCCTGCGGCGGGGTTCGACGGCACCGCGTTCGGCCTGGGCTTCATTCCGGTGGTGGGGTTCTTCCCGGCCGTCGCCACGGCGGTCGCCGAGCAACAGGCGCGCGGGCCGCGGCGCGTCGCCTATGATCTCAACCAGTTCTCCAAGACGGAATATTGGCAGGTGATCAACCAGGCCTCGATCGAGCTGAGCGACACGATCAAGCTGCGCAACATCATCAGCTATTCGCAGTTCCGCAACCGGTACGGCTATGATTACGACGCGACCGTCTTCCCGCTCGCCGGGCAAAGCTCGACCGCGTACCCGACCAACGCGCCGAACTATTTCACCGAGGAACTGCAACTGCAGGGCAGCGCGTTCGACAAGGCGGTCGATTTCTCGGTCGGCGGCTATCTCGATCGGCAAAGCTGGCACGATCCCGCCGGGATCGAGCAATTCTACCAATTCCCGGTCGGCACGCTGCTGCCGCCCGCCTCGGCCTTCTTCACGCAGACCAACCGCAGCAAGGCGGTGTTCGGTCAGGCGACGGTCGATCTCGGCCGGGTTTCGCCCGCGCTTACCGGTCTGAGCTTCACCGGCGGCCTGCGCTATACCTGGGAGCACAGCTTCACCGGCCAGAATATCGGCGGCCAGGTGGTGAACGGCGACGCCGACAGCGACTATCTGAGCTATACCGCGACGCTCGACTACGACCTGACGCGCGGGGTGCATGCCTACATCACGGCGCGCGACGCGTACAAATCGGGCGGCGTCAATGGTCCGGTACCGGTCACGTCGTCGTTCCGCACCTTCCCGCCCGAAAAGCTGTCGGACGTCGAGCTAGGGCTGAAATCGCAGTTCACCGTCGGCACGGTCGACATCCGGGCCAATCTCGCGGCGTATCGCGGCATCTACGGGAACATCCAGCGCACCACCGTCGAAACGATCAACACGGCGGCCGGACCGCTGCTACTGAACGTCACGCGCAGCGCGGCCAAGGGCAGGATCCAGGGCCTCGAGTTCAACGGCGCGATCGTTCCGGTGCGCGGGCTGACGATCAACGGCAGTTATTCGTATATCGACGCGAAATACACGCGCGTCACCGACGCGACCGCCGGCGCGATCCTCGCCGGATCGCCCTTCCCGTACACGCCGAAGCACAAGATCTCGATCGGCGGCAGCTACGAGGCTCCGCTCGGCAGAACCGGCGATCTCGTACTGTCGACCAACTACACGCGACAGACCAAGGTCTCGACCGCGCAGACCAATGCGTCCTTCTACCGCTTCCTGCCGGCGTACGGTGTCCTCAACGCAGGCCTCGATCTGCGTAACGCGTTCCGCTCGGGGCTCGACATCGGCGTGTTTGCGACCAACCTCACCAATGTCGAACGCCCGGTCGGCGTGCTCGACGGGTACAACACGTCGATCGGCGTCGTCGGCCTGACCTATACCGAGCCACGGATGTACGGCGTGCGCGTCGGATATCGGTTCGGAAAATGA
- a CDS encoding substrate-binding domain-containing protein has product MAAIAELAGVSKITVSRALNGSSLVRPEVRERIVAVARDAGYRLNVAARNLRTRRSRTVAVVVEKLIDGDRPIADPILLLLLGGLLEVLTPADHAMLVTTRDHFLGALGTAADGIIMIGQGNEGARVGEVAAFGLPMVTWGAADRDDPNVIGSDNRLGGRLAADHLVATGRRRILFLGDPTHPEVASRLDGVRDLLASSEAMLVAVAQCDFSRVSGAAAIERELAAGTRFDAVIAVSDYIAAGACDTLIAGGIAIPGDVAVIGFDDIAVAANHRPPISSIRQDWHGAGRALAEALLIKLGEREGGVTNRLPVDLVVRESTVG; this is encoded by the coding sequence ATGGCTGCGATCGCGGAATTGGCAGGCGTGTCCAAGATCACGGTGTCGCGCGCGTTGAACGGCAGTTCGCTGGTGAGGCCGGAAGTGCGGGAGCGGATCGTCGCGGTCGCGCGCGATGCCGGTTATCGGCTCAACGTCGCCGCGCGCAACCTGCGCACGCGGCGTAGCCGGACGGTCGCGGTGGTGGTCGAGAAACTGATCGACGGCGACCGGCCGATCGCCGATCCGATCCTGCTGTTGCTGCTGGGCGGGCTGCTCGAGGTGCTGACCCCGGCCGATCATGCGATGCTGGTGACGACGCGCGACCATTTTCTCGGCGCGCTCGGTACCGCTGCCGACGGCATCATCATGATCGGGCAGGGCAATGAGGGCGCGCGTGTCGGCGAGGTCGCCGCGTTCGGGCTGCCGATGGTCACCTGGGGCGCCGCGGATCGCGACGATCCGAACGTGATCGGCAGCGACAACCGCCTGGGCGGGCGGCTCGCCGCGGATCATCTCGTCGCGACCGGTCGACGGCGGATATTGTTCCTCGGCGATCCGACGCATCCGGAAGTGGCGAGCCGGCTGGACGGCGTGCGCGACCTGCTCGCCTCGAGCGAGGCGATGCTCGTCGCGGTCGCGCAATGCGATTTCTCGCGCGTGAGCGGGGCGGCGGCGATCGAGCGCGAACTGGCGGCCGGCACCCGGTTCGACGCGGTCATCGCGGTCAGCGACTATATCGCCGCCGGCGCGTGCGACACGCTGATCGCCGGGGGTATCGCCATCCCGGGCGACGTCGCGGTGATCGGGTTCGACGATATCGCGGTGGCCGCCAACCACCGTCCGCCGATCAGTTCGATCCGGCAGGACTGGCACGGTGCCGGCCGGGCGCTGGCCGAGGCGCTGCTGATCAAGCTCGGCGAGCGAGAGGGCGGGGTAACCAATCGGCTGCCGGTCGACCTGGTCGTCCGGGAATCGACGGTCGGCTGA
- a CDS encoding alpha/beta hydrolase, translating into MTRPIAPTPPPLARWVSAEAGRLFAEQVVGAVAPVGDLDATRAHYDAINRARLDVALDAFPVEIERGTLGGVPVDTVIPRGGATSDVALLCLHGGAFMWGAGAGALIEAVPIAAITGYTVIAVDYRLAPEHLFPAAVDDVLACYSALLETRPATAIGVYGCSAGGMLGAQLVARLIGDGTALPGALVMLHATGLELGGDSLALAATFNGVREEDIVPSLHSLPFLEATDPNDPLVFPGEHRDVLAAFPPSLLISGTRDFAAGSIATMHRRLIAAGASADLAMFDGMWHAHHVDTELPEARETFAIMARFFARHVSRS; encoded by the coding sequence ATGACCCGACCGATCGCCCCCACTCCGCCGCCGCTCGCCCGCTGGGTGAGCGCCGAAGCCGGTCGCCTGTTCGCCGAGCAGGTCGTCGGTGCCGTCGCGCCGGTCGGGGATCTCGACGCGACGCGCGCCCATTACGATGCGATCAACCGCGCCCGGTTGGACGTCGCGCTCGACGCCTTCCCGGTGGAGATCGAGCGCGGCACGCTCGGCGGGGTCCCCGTGGATACCGTCATCCCCCGGGGCGGGGCGACGAGCGACGTTGCCCTGCTATGCCTCCATGGCGGCGCGTTCATGTGGGGTGCGGGTGCCGGTGCCCTGATCGAAGCCGTGCCGATCGCCGCGATCACCGGCTATACCGTGATCGCGGTCGACTATCGGCTCGCGCCCGAACATCTCTTCCCCGCCGCGGTCGACGACGTGCTGGCCTGCTATTCGGCGCTGCTCGAAACGCGGCCGGCGACAGCGATCGGCGTGTACGGCTGCTCCGCCGGCGGCATGCTCGGCGCGCAGTTGGTGGCACGGCTGATCGGCGATGGGACCGCATTGCCCGGCGCGCTCGTCATGCTGCATGCCACGGGGCTGGAACTGGGCGGCGATTCGCTCGCGCTGGCGGCGACGTTCAACGGCGTGCGGGAGGAGGACATCGTGCCGAGCCTGCATAGCCTGCCGTTCCTCGAGGCGACCGACCCCAATGATCCGCTGGTCTTCCCGGGCGAGCATCGCGACGTGCTCGCAGCCTTCCCGCCCTCACTGCTGATCAGCGGCACGCGCGATTTCGCCGCCGGCTCGATCGCGACGATGCATCGGCGGTTGATCGCGGCGGGCGCTTCGGCGGATCTCGCGATGTTCGACGGCATGTGGCACGCGCATCATGTCGATACCGAGCTGCCCGAGGCGCGCGAGACGTTCGCGATCATGGCGCGCTTTTTCGCGCGGCACGTGTCGCGAAGCTGA